From Calothrix sp. PCC 6303, a single genomic window includes:
- a CDS encoding glycosyltransferase family 2 protein yields MPSSPTKITIIVVPREKFSSTQASLESIYQNTNYPFHLIYIDAGSPPHIQKYLEAQASINKFQLIRINHYLSPNQARNIGLQHNQSQYVVFIDNDVIVSPNWLTPLIDCAETTEATIVIPLVCQGKTLHQEIHCAGGETGIHNGKIIDRIYKQGKKITDINPKLQRQKTGLAEFHCMLVDTKIFQKLGFLDEKLLNTKEYLDFCLLVTQAGGSIYLEPNSIVTYQTELPLNNLSDIHYYMFRWNDKWEYSSLKHLQKKWNLTSDKYFQQRYKNLGWRKNIAIIYPLTKNLPIPNLGIKILRKILRIILSLIPHLLLSSSSVRNSALPSLRQAAKASTAKLCVKKN; encoded by the coding sequence ATGCCTTCCTCCCCAACCAAAATCACAATAATCGTAGTTCCCAGAGAAAAATTTAGTTCTACCCAAGCATCACTAGAAAGCATCTACCAAAATACCAATTATCCCTTCCACCTCATCTATATAGATGCAGGTTCACCACCCCATATTCAAAAATATCTAGAAGCCCAAGCAAGCATCAACAAATTCCAACTTATTCGCATCAACCATTACCTTTCCCCCAACCAAGCAAGAAACATTGGATTACAACATAACCAAAGTCAATATGTTGTTTTCATCGACAACGATGTCATCGTATCCCCCAACTGGTTAACACCATTAATTGACTGTGCAGAAACCACAGAAGCAACCATAGTTATCCCCCTAGTTTGTCAAGGAAAAACCCTCCATCAAGAAATCCATTGTGCAGGAGGAGAAACAGGCATTCACAACGGAAAAATCATCGACAGGATATACAAACAAGGGAAAAAAATCACAGATATCAACCCAAAACTACAACGTCAAAAAACTGGACTTGCAGAATTTCATTGCATGTTAGTAGACACCAAAATTTTTCAAAAACTTGGCTTTCTCGACGAAAAACTCCTCAACACCAAAGAATATCTAGATTTCTGTTTACTCGTCACCCAAGCAGGAGGTTCCATATATCTCGAACCAAACTCCATCGTCACCTACCAAACAGAACTACCACTCAACAACCTCAGCGACATCCACTATTACATGTTCCGTTGGAATGACAAATGGGAATACAGCAGCTTAAAACACCTACAAAAAAAGTGGAACCTCACCTCAGACAAATACTTTCAACAACGCTACAAAAACCTAGGATGGAGAAAAAACATAGCAATAATATATCCCCTCACAAAAAACCTTCCTATTCCCAACCTCGGAATCAAAATCCTGCGAAAAATCCTCCGCATCATCCTCTCCCTTATTCCTCATCTCCTCCTCTCTTCCTCTTCTGTGCGAAACTCTGCGCTTCCCAGCCTGCGGCAAGCCGCAAAAGCGTCTACTGCGAAACTCTGCGTTAAAAAAAATTAA
- a CDS encoding FAD-dependent oxidoreductase, whose product MNLTEKYLSPLPGDVLGNLRRADGILESLRTGTTPITTVVNETSEPLNTVDWDVVICGGTLGILIGAALVQKGIKVALLERGILRGRDQEWNISRHELQVFLELNLLNQDELENAIASEYNPARVGFTGGTDIWVRDVLNVGVNPVYLLETLKQKFLAAGGMLFETTPFISATVHPDGVTVNSKFTAKLLIDAMGHFSAITQQARQGKKPDALCLVVGTCAEGFPENSTGDLLLSFTNSEKQCQYFWEAFPAKDGRTTYMFTYMDAHPQRLNLEDMFAEYFRLMPEYQGVELSQLDIKRALFGFFPSYRQSPLQTPWDFILPVGDSSGNQSPLSFGGFGAMVRHLQRLTVGIEEALQSQQLSTTALGLLQPYQPSLTVTWLFQKAMSMGVNQKISPEQINNLLSAVFVEMQKLGEPVLKPFLQDVIQFLALAKTLFLTGLLHPLLIIKIIPQVGLLTLLDWIRHYLNLGIYSLLFWISPIFKPLIKHLPVATQYYWYRYVDAWKYGSGGDYNLNN is encoded by the coding sequence ATGAACTTAACAGAAAAGTATCTTTCACCACTTCCTGGAGATGTACTAGGAAATTTACGTCGTGCTGATGGGATTTTGGAGAGTTTACGTACAGGGACAACACCAATTACAACAGTAGTAAATGAGACATCTGAACCTTTGAATACTGTGGATTGGGATGTGGTTATTTGTGGTGGAACTTTGGGAATTTTGATTGGTGCAGCTTTGGTACAAAAGGGTATCAAAGTGGCATTATTAGAACGGGGGATTTTACGGGGAAGGGATCAAGAATGGAATATATCCCGTCATGAGTTGCAAGTATTTTTGGAATTAAACCTGTTAAATCAGGACGAATTGGAGAATGCGATCGCATCTGAGTATAACCCCGCACGGGTTGGTTTTACTGGTGGTACAGATATTTGGGTGCGGGATGTTCTCAATGTTGGGGTAAATCCTGTGTATTTATTGGAAACACTCAAACAAAAGTTCCTCGCAGCAGGGGGAATGCTATTTGAAACCACTCCATTTATCTCGGCAACTGTACATCCTGATGGTGTCACCGTAAATAGTAAGTTTACAGCTAAACTGCTAATTGATGCTATGGGACACTTTTCAGCCATCACCCAACAAGCACGTCAAGGGAAAAAACCTGATGCACTTTGTTTAGTTGTGGGGACTTGTGCTGAAGGTTTTCCGGAAAACAGTACCGGGGACTTGTTGTTATCTTTTACGAATAGTGAAAAACAATGTCAATACTTTTGGGAAGCTTTCCCAGCTAAGGATGGAAGAACAACTTACATGTTTACATACATGGATGCACATCCCCAAAGACTGAATTTAGAAGATATGTTTGCTGAGTATTTCCGTCTGATGCCAGAATATCAGGGTGTGGAATTGTCCCAGCTTGATATTAAGCGTGCGTTATTTGGTTTTTTCCCTTCATATCGTCAAAGTCCATTGCAAACACCTTGGGATTTTATTTTACCCGTGGGAGACAGCAGCGGAAATCAGTCACCTCTGAGTTTTGGTGGATTTGGGGCAATGGTACGTCATTTACAGCGGTTGACAGTAGGAATTGAAGAAGCGCTACAAAGTCAACAATTATCAACTACAGCTTTAGGTTTATTACAACCCTATCAACCCAGTTTGACAGTGACTTGGTTATTTCAAAAAGCCATGAGTATGGGTGTAAATCAAAAAATTTCCCCAGAACAAATTAATAATTTATTATCAGCGGTGTTTGTGGAAATGCAGAAATTGGGTGAACCTGTGCTGAAACCTTTTTTACAGGATGTCATTCAGTTTTTGGCTTTAGCGAAAACGTTATTTTTAACAGGTTTGCTGCATCCTTTATTGATTATCAAAATAATTCCTCAAGTTGGTTTATTAACTTTGCTGGATTGGATTAGACATTATCTAAATTTGGGAATTTACTCACTTTTATTT
- a CDS encoding glycosyltransferase, translating to MKIALIVDRFPAITETFILNQITGLIRRGHQIDIYAHYLDHTDLLHSDVEKYNLLKNVRYTGEIPDNYILRLFIALAWIVKNLHKNPIAILRSLNLIKYGRFAASLRFLYSAMRFIDTPKYDVIHCQFGMHGIEGMKLREIGVVKGKLITSFRGYDISWYLQKFGTNVYQKLFIQGDFFLTNCHYFRNRIIQLGCNPNKIIIHGSGIDTHRFRFKQRYCHPNSRIKIVTVGRLIEKKGIEYAIKAIYQVIQKYSNLEYLIIGDGEEREYLEKLINQLKLNNQIRLLGWRTQQEIIKILDESHICIAPSITAKDGNQDAPVNTLKEAMLTGLPVIGTNHGGIPELIEDGVSGFIVPERNESAIASSLEYLILHPEICFTMGKAGCEFVRSHYDIEKLNDELVEIYQQQIKPTSTKKSEILEFSN from the coding sequence ATGAAAATTGCATTGATAGTAGATAGGTTCCCGGCAATAACTGAGACATTCATCCTGAACCAAATTACAGGTTTGATTAGAAGAGGTCATCAGATAGATATTTATGCACACTATTTAGATCATACAGATTTACTACATTCAGATGTTGAAAAATACAACTTACTGAAAAACGTTAGATATACGGGAGAAATCCCTGATAACTATATACTAAGATTATTCATAGCTTTAGCTTGGATAGTTAAAAATCTCCATAAAAACCCCATCGCTATTTTGCGTAGTCTCAACCTGATTAAATACGGAAGATTTGCTGCATCACTGAGATTTCTATATTCTGCCATGCGATTTATCGATACACCCAAATATGACGTGATTCATTGTCAATTTGGAATGCATGGAATCGAAGGAATGAAACTCAGGGAAATTGGGGTAGTTAAAGGAAAACTAATTACATCTTTCCGAGGTTATGACATCAGTTGGTATCTCCAGAAATTCGGGACGAACGTATATCAAAAATTGTTTATTCAGGGTGACTTTTTTCTCACTAACTGCCACTACTTTAGAAACAGAATCATCCAACTAGGATGTAATCCCAATAAAATAATAATTCATGGTTCTGGGATTGATACCCACAGATTTAGATTTAAACAGCGCTATTGTCACCCCAATAGTAGAATAAAAATTGTCACAGTTGGTAGATTAATCGAGAAAAAAGGCATTGAATATGCGATTAAAGCAATTTATCAAGTGATTCAAAAATATTCCAACCTCGAATATTTGATTATTGGGGATGGAGAAGAGAGAGAATACTTAGAAAAGCTCATCAACCAACTAAAGCTAAATAATCAAATTCGATTACTTGGTTGGAGAACCCAACAAGAAATCATTAAAATCCTGGATGAATCACACATTTGTATTGCACCCAGTATCACAGCAAAAGATGGAAACCAAGATGCACCCGTCAACACCTTAAAAGAAGCAATGCTAACAGGTTTACCAGTAATTGGGACAAACCATGGTGGAATCCCAGAACTGATAGAGGATGGAGTTTCTGGATTTATAGTACCAGAACGGAATGAAAGCGCGATCGCATCCTCCCTAGAATACCTGATTTTACATCCAGAAATCTGCTTCACCATGGGAAAAGCAGGATGTGAATTTGTCAGGAGTCACTATGACATAGAAAAACTCAACGATGAATTAGTCGAAATTTATCAACAACAAATCAAACCAACTTCCACAAAGAAAAGCGAAATCTTAGAGTTTTCCAACTGA